One Babylonia areolata isolate BAREFJ2019XMU chromosome 20, ASM4173473v1, whole genome shotgun sequence DNA segment encodes these proteins:
- the LOC143295372 gene encoding uncharacterized protein LOC143295372 — protein sequence MLDPAKQVTTKFASLEYFLRRFPRLKPPEVSVTDIQLEFAKYQCMDIRQCIEETERVDATWGEMSKLQEDSKPIFKLLPMIMMSILTIPHSSAHCEQVFSVVRKNQTDFRGKMGHETLQDLVVSKSRPGSAVERNYSKSELAELKSAYYKSLQSSRS from the coding sequence ATGCTGGATCCAGCTAAGCAGGTGACCACCAAGTTTGCCTCTCTTGAGTACTTCTTGAGGAGGTTCCCCAGACTGAAACCACCAGAAGTGTCAGTGACTGACATCCAGCTGGAATTTGCCAAATATCAGTGCATGGACATCAGGCAGTGCAttgaggaaacagagagagttgATGCCACGTGGGGGGAGATGAGCAAGTTGCAGGAGGACAGCAAGCCTATCTTCAAGCTGCTTCCCATGATCATGATGTCAATCTTGACCATTCCCCACTCCTCTGCACACTGTGAACAGGTTTTTTCTGTTGTTAGGAAAAACCAGACTGACTTTCGGGGCAAGATGGGACACGAAACCCTTCAAGACTTGGTTGTTTCAAAGTCTAGACCAGGCTCAGCAGTGGAGAGAAATTACAGCAAGAGTGAGCTGGCAGAACTGAAGAGTGCTTACTACAAGTCTCTTCAGTCCTCCCGTTCCTGA